GTTCCTAACCATCCTTCATCTCTTACTCAGAAGGATTTGGTAGATCTTAGGAAGCAATACAGTTAGCTTAATTTGATGACTCTATCTCTCCCAGGCCCAAGTGAAAGAGCTCATCTTCCTtaatccgagctgaaattaggAACCTTTTCTCAGAGTTTGGAATGGGAAATGACCTTTCCTTTTTCTGAAGGTGTCGATTCGGTTTTGCAAGAGTTCAACATTAGCCCTTGCCAAATTACCCCAAATGCATGGCTAGAATTGTTAAGTTTCAATGAAATATGCATAGATCTGGGTCTTGATCTTACTGGTCCATTCTTTCGGTTTTACTGGAAACCGATGAAGAAAGAAGACGAGGATATGATATATTGGAAATACAGCACCAAACATAGGGGGTTTATTAAAGACAAAGTCCAGATCCATAAGTATTTCAAGCCGAAGTAGTTCTGGATGGAACCAAACGCTATGAATCCCAATAACCCCTTGCTGTTTTGCTCATCAACTATAATTAGTTGGTGGTATTGTTGTTGCAAGGGATTGTTGCTCGATGAATTCCTTTTTCGATTACTTTTGTGCATATCGTGTCTTTATCCTTCAAATTCATTTACTAAGTTTGCTCAAGAAAGACTATCTTGCTAAGTTATATTCGGATGGTTTTTTTAGTTGTGAGATAATTGAGCTTGACAATCAACTTAGTCTCTACATTCATAATATGAGATTAAGAGTCCATTTGGTTTATCTGTTGTTTGatatttgttgtttgctgttggaaaagcATGGATTCCATGTTGTTAGAAAAAGTtacttttcatatataaaatgtGCAAACAATAGTTTGATAACCAATCACctaaaactcttatttttattatgaaaaAGCAAACATGATGAAAATATAGAATAATTAACACTCCCCAAATGGAGCAATCTATGATCTTCGTACTATTGACAAGCTTGCAAAAAAGATGGTGGAGAAGCAATATCACACTTTTGATAGATTTACGCAACCAGATGGAAAATGATTATCTAACAAATTGTTTAACAAATTTACACAACCGGATGGAAAATGATTATCTGACAAACTGTTTGTTGTATTGAAGATAAAATTCTAGGCAATGCCATCTTCCAAAATAAGTGACTTCATTTTTTACACTCCGAAATAAGTTTTTATAATTTCTGTAATCATATTggaaataaagagaaaaaaactTCAAACCATTAAAAATGCAATTTTcgaaaacaaatgaaaaaaacaaTGTGCTATTaatgaaatataaaattcaaaattgagGAGGTTCTTCTATTCTACCCTATTTAGAGGTGGCAAAAGTAAACACGATCCGATTACACGACATGAATTGACATGCAATTTTAGTGTTTGAATTTAGCTTAATAgtgttaatatattaaatttttataaatacattacaTAACCCCCTAACATGAAATTATCAGACTTTTTGATAGTTAGTGTTaacatattaatctaaaaataatataaaatatttaaaaatagtaccatatcttcttatatttttaaaagttatatTTAATATGTATacataacaaaattaaatgtAACCTGAAAACACGATACGAAATCAATACTAACCCAAACAGGTTAACATGATTGTGACACAGAAGTTTTTAGATTGGATTTCAATTTACTCTTTTTAACACGAACTCGAAAATTTTACACGAACTCGAAAATGACAAGGCACGAACACAGATAAgtagaattttttttcttttcagttcCTCTATCCAATGGGATGGGCGAGGAATAGCATCTGCATTTCCCTACTCTTGAAAGTAATAGTCTGCTCCAACCCCAATTGGCTCGGCTTGATTTTGTCATCTACTTTTCTAATAATCAAGAGCTTAAtgtaacccaaaaaaaaaaaaaaaaacactcaaTTAGAATGATTAGAACCTCAACTCAAATACTTTTTGCAAATGTAAAAAGATAAGTCAGTCTGAAAGAGTATGACCCAAGGTGAGTATATAATTTCTGGAGAGAAACAACCGCAAGGAAGGAAGACTTGATGTTTTATAAGGGAAACAATAACTATcttcaaaaatatatcaatctGTACAAATTTATTATGTCACTTCGGAATTAGTGTGTATGATAACAAGTTCAAATAACAAATCTAATAACTGTTCACAAGTTTACACACAGCTGTTTTTCCAGTGCCTTTCTCCAGCCTCCTCAAAGAAATatctcctcttcattttcccaCTGCATAGTCAGACAAGCACAAGTAAGAAATTTGCAATCTTTCAGGGAAAATAAAGCTATATCAACACAGCCTTTACCAAAATTGTCAAATCAATTCATTAATAACTAAATGATCCCAATATTTCCCAAGACTTAGATAGCCAAGTATACTAATAGTTTATCTTAAGAGATGCATTTGCAATAATCGCAGATGAAAATTACTAGTCCTCTACGATCAAGGTACCtaagattttttattttcaaattatttttgttgATAAAATTTCTAGGAATATGGTATAGAAATGTACAAGGCCAGGAAAAGCAAATTCAGGTATTTAGATGACAACAGCCAAAGATTCTGCAGATCCAACAAGGTTCCCAATCTGCATATGTGCCACTGGAGCAAGCATCTGTTTCTGCCTTTACTCCATGTGTACCAACTCAAACTACCTTAAAGCAAAACTTTGATTATTCCAATCAGGGGGCTCTAGTTGACTCTATGATTTCAGACCTTCGTTTAGATGCGGACCTTATCATCCTTATAAACAGCTGCCTACTGTGCTAGACTTACAGACGGAACAAGGCTAATCTTCATTGAAGAGTTGCTGCCTACCGTGCTAGAATGAAACAAGTGAAATAGTGACACAAATAATGTTGTAACATTCATGCCAATACCCTGATCGAAGTAACATTTTGATGCCATGATTATGGACGCATAGTCCAAGGAAtggcatttttttattaataaaagctTTGATATCCCAAAATATTCTCCTACCCCTCAAAACATTCTCAAATAAATCCTGAAGAACATTAGAACTTTGGGagaaataacaaaaagaaaataagttCTAAATCCCCAGAAAATTGATCTGCATGACATTAAAAATTAGTAAACATCAGAAATTCTAATTCTGCTTCCAACTATTCAACGGAGAAATTGTATATGTATTACTTATCCTTTTTTCCATCAAAAGAAGACACATTTAAAGGAAATCATAATGAATATCTTACGGCATTACTTAAGACATGCTGCAATGCTTTTACTTAACTTAAAAACTCGACCAAAATAGAACAGTGTGAAATTACTGCACAACTCAAATGTGGCATAGTGCATTACTATTTCCAATGAAAGACAGAAAGGATAAGGAATGACACAGAAAGTGCTTTACTACTTCCAACGAAAGACAGAAAGGAAGAAGGAATGACATACAACAATTCACTTGGAATTAACAAGCAATCATATAAATCAACAGTTGGATTTTATTACTTCAAACTTCAAACTAAACAGCTTAATTGGCATCTTATTTAACCTTGGAGAACTAAAGAAAAGACCATTTAATCACCTATTTTTGTACCAAGGAATCTCATCTAGGAAAACTCTAAGCAGTCCTATCTTTCAGTAATGTTTACATACAGAAACTTCTACATGAATTTAGCACTATTACTAGTTGCTGCAGCCCAAACATCCCATTAAGTTAAAGCATTAGTGCCTACAGAATAAGTAGAAAAATATAAGTGCTTGCTTCTAAGGCATGACAACAAAATGTTATGCAACTATGAGCTAAACATGTGTTAATAACACTTAGAAAGATAGAATTAGGCAGTCTGCATACATACACAATAGTGCATTTATAATGACGCATAATcacccacaaaaaaaaaatacatatacaCATTTTTGTTCCTATGCACTTCAGGAACATCAATAACAAAGAAAGATATACGTGTCTAAGCAAAATTAACACCAAATATGTCGAACTGAAAAACTTCCAATTAGAAAACCCATTCAGCATAATGTTTCAAAACAGATATTCCAAAACTAATGACAAAATATGAACCATTTATAGAATTTAATTTCACACACTTCCAATAAAAACAACATTGTCATTATTGAGCAGAACATCCAAAAGCATCTGGCTACATTCCAGCACTATGTTATGAATATAATTTCCTTGTGGACGGAGAATATGGAGATtacaatttttagataaatagaTCAGGGACAGAAATGTAGGTAGTTTTAAAAACTCAAGCTCATTatttacaaaaagaataaagataAAATATTTCCAAAGACAATGAAGACATCATTTTACGACGTTGTATAACATTTTCTCAATTATGGACATGATAAAAATCTTCAGTTCCTTTAAAACCCTCCCAATAAGTTCTTTTAAGTTCTGACTCTTGAATATCCATCAATTCTCTTGCAAGCAATGCAAATCAAAAGCCCTTTACTAACATGAAGCTAGTTTTTCAAACGAAAAAGACAAACTGGGAAGGCTTTTTGTACTACAAAATCAATGGCACAGATAATGCCTTAAACAATTAAGATTTGCGTACACATTTACTCTCTTTTGTCTGACTATTTCCAAATCATTGATGTAATATTATCATATGTTCGGTCCTTTAATCACTCAAAATTCaatgaaaacaaaaaactaAAGAATAAAAACCTAACAAAAGTAACCAAATACTTACAATCTTCAATCAAAACCTTAACCGCTACTTTGGCCACCAGCCCCACCATCACCGCCAGACCCTTGTCTCCCAAATGGCCATGGGAGCGAAATGCTAAACCGCCTCTCGACCCGGTTCTCCCCACCATCACTTCCTGCAGCACTGCTCCCTTGACTCCCCTGGGCCCCACGTACACGATTCTCATAATCAGAATCATCAGTAGGCAACTCATGGCGGCAAACTGGGCATGAATTATGCAATTCGAGCCATGGCAATATGCAATCGTGGTGATATACATGCTTACAGGGCATTTGCTTCGCCTCAGTTCCTTTCTCGAACTCATCTTTGCAAACAGCACATTGATTCAACTCCGAATTCAACAACTCGTTGGTGATTTTGATCGTAGGCAAAGCGTCAATAGCCGACTTTGATGCTGGAGGTGTACCATAACGGTTTGGATCGTTCTCGGCCAGCTGTTGTATCAGTTGCTCTAGACCAGGCCCGACGAAGTAATCCCCAAGATTCGGTGGCAGACGAAGCCCAGGCTCGGATGCGTTGTTCTCAAAGACCAATTGGATGCGAGCTCCATTAGACTCGAGGTTCTGAATATGATTTCGAAGAAACTGCATGGGATTGAATGCGTCGGTATCAGAAGAACCAGTACGGGAGTTTGCGAAGAAATTAGGGTTTTGAAAGTCAATGGTTGTGGAGGACGAAAAGAGAAGAGGCAAGAGAGTGGATATAGGATCCGGGAATGCAAAAAAAGGGTCGGACATGGGATTGGAGTTCTGATTTGggttttgaaaattaaaattagggttagggttttcGTATTCTTCGAGGAAGCCCTCATTACAGTGAGGGCAATAAGGGTCGGAGGAGGCAGAGACCGTAATGGTGACGGTGCGATTGCATTGATAACAGAAGAACATTTTGTCTCCGGAGTGATCGGAGGCGGGAGCTCCGGCGAATGACATGATAAAGCTGATGTAGAGAGAAAAATGACGGCTTTTCAGTTGTTAGATAGAGGATGGAACGAAAGGAAACAAAGTAATAagttattacttttttttttagataaacATACGATCAAATTTTCTGTTTGTATATGTTTTCATTCTTACCTTTTTCTTTAACCTTTTATTTATAGCATTCGgttcttaattaatttagttagGCTTTCAGACATGGGCTGGGCCGGCCCTTTatgagagttttttttttctttttctgatgaAGCCCTTgtgagagttttttttttggtttacaaGGAAGGCTCAAGCCCAGAAGAGAAGAGAATAGAATAGAGGGGAGGAAAGAAAACAAGTTAGACCTAAACACGGATGATTCTGCTAAGAGTCGAACCCTGACAGTCTTCACTGAGGATTCCCTAGAGGTCTGCAGGAGGAGTATCAAATTCATGAAACTTTATGTGACAAGAACCTGCGAAGTTCGTCAGCCAGTCCCTTGTGAGAGTTAACtaaagggtcaaatacatgaatatcataattaagtataaaattacaattaagtcatatcatcaaacttaattcttaatatgtcattattctctacatattatgattttacaccataatttaaaaaatctagactccaattcataaatcataaaccctagaaaatatattatagagttataatttataaattctaatccttaaaatatattaaaagtactgattttactagtttgacataatccaaaattatgacttgacataattgtaaatagtttttgaaaGGTTAATGAGATTTAatattgggaaaattacacagaaattcatcttttaaaattaCTTACAACTATGTTAGggttaatatatcatttgtcccctgaacttgtccaaaatggctGATTGGTCTcctaaattttcaaagtgtctcgatagcccctgaacttgaataaaatgttcagttgaccccctgaacttgcgtaaaatgtaatcaattaatcattcggttgtaaaaaagtaagtcaaatgcgaaagatatgttacacgtgtcttagaatgttattacatacttcataaaatagattaaaacatgttaaaaaagaatttcttacttattcaactataaaacattttcttctctaatattataatcgcataccccgatcttagtcgttttacttttttaagatgtatgtaacatatcttccgcatttaacttattttttttttacaaccgggtgattaattgattatattttacgcaagttcagatggctaaCTGAACATGttgtgcaagttcagggggctatcgagaccctttaaaagttcagggagccaatcaaccattttggacaagttcaggggacaaatgatgtattaagcttttaaattatgtcaaactagtaaaatcagtacttttaatatattttaaagtctagaatatattttttaggatttgtgatttatgaattggactctagatttcttaaattatggtgtaaaatcataatatatagagaataataatatattaagaattaaatttggtgttatgacttaattgtaattttgtacttaattatgatattaaaatgtatttgaccttttaatattttactcttattaccttcaaactttaactttcaaaataaaaattaataaaagtaataaaaattttattaaaagctAACCTTTTAACTCTCATTTATATTACATAAATTTATAGGTTAACTTTTAACCTTTATTTTCATTCATCGTTTCCGTTTCTAATGCAACAGAGATTTTGTAATTTCTCCCAAGATGTGAAGTTTCAAATGTTTCgatcaaattcaaaatttataactaattataattaatttactattaattacaattgaaattgatgaataattaattttttttgctaattaCTATTAATTGTAAttcaaatttataattaatttagtaTTTGCAATTGactgttttttttactttttcttttgtttttatatttcatattcCATTTCTGTTTCAGGTTTAAGGTTTTACCTatttaaaaacttatttttattgtaaGAATGAGCcattaattaatgaaattgtGATCTTTTGCATTATCAAAATTCCTGACAATTTTGAAGGTTACTAATTGGAATATTCGTGTGTCAAATCAACTATTAGCAATGAAACTGTTTTTATTCCGTTATGTCACTTTTCGTTCCATTGGCTCTCCAAACTCCCGGTGAAATGCTAAATCACCGGTCATATTTTTCTCTTCCAGCATCGTCTCCAATATCAATCTTCGATCCAAAAGTCGATCTCGAATAAAAATTCTTATATGTAGAAAACGAATCAAAATTTTCCAATTATGGCTTCATTAACTCAAATTCAAAagatttaaacaaaataaataaataaaactaataGGAAGAAGACTGAATTGGAATATTCAAAGATGTTTGGTGATTATTTCGCAAGAAAATCAAAGGAAATGGTGTTGCGTTGCCTGGGTAGTAGATCCCATCTTTGGTCAACTTGAGTATTGTATTGACTTGTGCTCGATGTTTCATTCTCCACAATAAACCACTTTCAAAACCATCACTTAATTGATGATGTTCtttaaattcttatttatttcGTCGAATTCTAATCTATAACTACTTTAATTCCCCTGCCCGTCAATAAATTGGCCACCATGCCTCACCCTTTTGTTAACTTGTTCAATGTTTGTGAGTTGGGGTTTGGACTAGTAACCTTAATTGGTGATTTTATtactaatcaaaattaaaattggaGAAGATGAAAGTCTAGAAATATGCTTATGGTCATTTGGTAGTGAAGGAATAAAACCCAATTAAAGAATCAAAGCAATTTGTTGATTGGTAGCGAGGTCGATACTATAGTCCACTTTAGCTTGTTACATATGGTGAAAACAGAAAAATGATAGAAACGTTTAAGGAGAAAAAGGATATTGTGAAAGGAACGAGGATGTTTGCAGAAAATGGAaacaaagagagagagagagagagagagagagagagagagagagtggggTGAAGTTTTAAAGTTACGAGggaataaaagataaaacacaaaattatcttttaccatttgaccaaacttgtcacgTCATTGTTTTGTAACGGTATTAATACTTTTTACTTCTTTTGCTAACGAAATTAACCTCGACGTACTTGTTtgtcaaattttaaaatacaaGACCATGTTTAAAAATGGCAAAAAcaatagatttatttttgtttttttctcatGTATTTATGCAGATAATATACATATTATTTAACTCATTATCGGTTGAATCTGCATAATCAAACTAAATTGCTCTAAACTTTTTAGGTAAGTAGCGGCGTTCACCTAGTTATAGTTATcattagatctagacttattaaaATCTCATTTTAATATTCTAATAAGACTAAATCTAATAGTGACTAAAGTGAACACCACAATTTAAGTAATATCATCTTTTAATTAAAGTATAGTGCATATATTAGATTTTGAACTTAAAGTCACTAAAGTGAGTTGATATTTGTAGTGTCcatttggttttgttttctaaaattatttttggcttTACAAtcccaaataatatataaaaactgtttggtaaaaattaaaaacaattaatttAGCATAAAATCAACTAATACATCAACGGGCATTAATCACTTAAATCAATCtttatatttacatatataatCAATGCCCCttcttaatataaaaaaattaaaaaatttaagttcTCAAATTTCCTTTTTTCTATCAATTCCTTTTAAGGTTTTTGAAGGTTTATGACATTTTCAAATACAAATATGATAACAATTCAATGTTATCCTTCTAATCCGGATTAAAGATTtagttttgaagaattaaatcaGACTGGATGTCTAGAGGATCATATCCTTGTATCCGATTCGAATCTTAAGTTTTCATGATCTATACGTGTTCAAGTACTATTTTATAAAGAATATGTGATTATATTACTTCTTCACTAAGGAACTCTCGCGCTGATGTGACAAGATCCTTCTAGAATAAGAAGACATAAACCTTAGAATGCTCTGATTGGGAATATGAGCTCAATTATAAATAAACCTCCTTACGTTTAAGGTATGATGactcttttttttaatctttcttTACATTCAAACTTTTACATATACATTTCTTGAAAAAAGTATTGACTTATGTATTAGTGAGTATCCTATCAACTATCagtttcttatttttgtttcgCAGGTTTAAGGTGGATTCGAATTACAAGTTATAAATGGGTCAACATGATTAATCGTAAAAGTCACGGGTTAACTCGTCAACCTGTGATAAAATGTTTAACCCATTTAACTTAActgtaaataatataattatattgcACTTTGttgaatttttatttgttttgttaaattttaGCTTGCTTGGttgaagttttttttaattatatgcTTAATTAAAGTAGTGATTTAAgtgttagaatattttgaatttaagtATTAGAGTATTTTGAATTTGGTTTGTATGTTTGAACTTTATGTTTCTttggattttgattttgatttttagATTTAGATTGTAAAAGGGTAAGATGAGTTTTTCAACCATTTTAGttgattttattatataatagGTTGAATGGGTCAAATGAGTCATGttactttttatatattttttattcatttagttaaTTGGATTAAACGAGTCAACATGTGTTAACTTGTTTAATAAGTGGGTCGTGTCGTGGCAACTCGTTTAATAAACGGGTCGTGTCAAGATTGACCCTTAAAGGATCACTAGAGTACAACAACATGACCCACTTATGATACGTCAACCTATTTGGCAACCTATTGTGTGCGGCCAAAGACTCACGAGTTCCAAAATTATTCGATATGTTGCTTTTGAGGGTCGATAAGTGTTCATCATAAAAAACTATTGCTTATTATTTTCGAAGAGTCCAATGAACATATGATAGAGTTCAATGCTATACTCGTGAAGGACTGTCTCACGTAGTTTGATATAAATGAACACTTTGAAACAATTGGTTTCGAAAAGACAGAGTCGCCAGTTGGTTCCATCCAACCAGGAAAGAATCGGTAAAGCGAATCATATTGTTATTATGCTACCTTCTAGAGACTGGGTTCATAGAAAATCACTTACTTAACTAATTGGTAAATGATTTTCCTATAATTTCTAAGTTGATTtaaattcatatatttttacatgttaaggCAATATGCAAAGTACTTGTGGGACCTTACGAAATATTTTCGATAAAAGTATAAATTAAAGATGTCAAATATCCCACCAATATGGGttatttaaatatttgaatagTTTGATAAATAAATTTGACGGTCCCAATAATGCTAGAATATATCCTAAAGGGGTGAATAggatatatgtataaataaaaattattttaattgaaataaaaatattagtatGAATAATCATTTTATATCAAAAAGTATTAAGCCTTTAAAGACAAGTTTTACAAGAGATGCGCAAATTAGTGATTGTAAAACTTATGAAACAATTTAAGTATAGTTGACAGTAAATAGAAATTTCTCTAACTGAAAATTATTATCAGATTTGCTTAAATAGTAAAAAGAGAAAGGATAGAGAAATTGTGATACATTTGAAGTTTTCTGCTTCTTGATTACCTCATAGAAAGGTAGACGCCTTCTAGCTGAGCAGGATATGAACCTTCCTAGGGCAATCTTCAACTTTTGGATTTTCCTTACATTTTGTGGAGCTTTCATCTCTAACACTGCCTTTACCTTGTCTAGATTTGTGCCTACCCCTTTCTGACTGATGACGTAGCCCAGGAAGTTTCCTGAAGTAGCCCCGAATGTGCATTTTTCTAGGTTAAGCTTCACATTATATTGTTGGAGTATCTGGGATTTCACCGATATCCTCTGCATGTTTTTCCATAGAGATGCTTTTGATAATCACATCATCCACGTATACTGAGAAATTATTCCCTTTTTTCAAAATTCGATTCATCATTCTCTAATGCGTTGCTCCTGCATTTTTCAACCTAAAAGGCATAACTTCGAAACAGTACTTTGCTTGATGAGTGACGAATGAAGTTTTGATCTAGTCTGATGGTTCCATCCGAATTTGGTGATAGCTGGATTTGACATCCGTGAAAGAATATACCTTATATCTGGCGGTTTCGTCTGCCAGGATATCGATGCAAGATAGCAGGTAGTTGTCTTTTGGGCAGGCCTTGTTCAGATTAGTGAAGTCTACGCACATCTGGTAGGATCCGTCTGCCTTTTTTTATAAGGACCACATTGGCTAACCGCTGAGTGTATACTACCTCTTCAATAACATCTGCTTTTTTCAATTTTGCTATCTCTTCTTTGATGGCTTTCTGTCTCGTAGGTTCGTGGTTCTGTCTCTTCTGTGCAACGGGTGTCGCATATTTGCCATATTCAGCTTATGAGTGATGACATCCAGGCTTACCCGTGTTAAGATATCATTTTCCCATCCAAAAACACCTTCACATTTAACTAACACTCTAGTGATTGCCTCTTTCACCTcgggttttaatcctttggcgatcttCACTTTCTTTCCATCAGCTATTAGAAGTAGTTCTATCTCATCAAGAGCATTAATaattggttcatcttcttctccttctttagCCTGAGGgtgtattgatagtgaagtggaGTACGTATTTTGTGCCATCTTCTAATTCCCTTTTATTATAACTCTCCATTTGTTAATGGGGATGTACATTTCTAGGTGTCGGATGGAAATCAGGGCTACTGATTCTGAAAGGAAGGGCCTTCCTAAAATGAAATTGTATGCCAATTGTCCATCCATGATAAAGAATTCTGAGTCTCCCTTCCAATTCtagtcatcatcatcaatttCACATTCCAACGTCACTTGGCCCTTGGTCTGAATTGTATGACCTGTTACCCCCAAGATATCCACTATCGTGTCTCCGCTCGTATTAGGTCAATTTTCAGTTTGGCGAACGCTCCTTTAGTGATCACATTCCACGAACTACCAGTATTAATCATGACCCATTTTATGTCCCATCCTTTCATGGTCATTGCGATCACTAGTGCATCCACATGCGGAGGAATAACGGGTCCAGCCTCAGCAAATGGTCGATTGAGTGACACTTTATCAAACGCGGATGTCTTAGTGATGCGTGTTTTACGTATatgtgcatgtgaaggca
The window above is part of the Euphorbia lathyris chromosome 3, ddEupLath1.1, whole genome shotgun sequence genome. Proteins encoded here:
- the LOC136223031 gene encoding E3 ubiquitin-protein ligase RING1; protein product: MSFAGAPASDHSGDKMFFCYQCNRTVTITVSASSDPYCPHCNEGFLEEYENPNPNFNFQNPNQNSNPMSDPFFAFPDPISTLLPLLFSSSTTIDFQNPNFFANSRTGSSDTDAFNPMQFLRNHIQNLESNGARIQLVFENNASEPGLRLPPNLGDYFVGPGLEQLIQQLAENDPNRYGTPPASKSAIDALPTIKITNELLNSELNQCAVCKDEFEKGTEAKQMPCKHVYHHDCILPWLELHNSCPVCRHELPTDDSDYENRVRGAQGSQGSSAAGSDGGENRVERRFSISLPWPFGRQGSGGDGGAGGQSSG